The Thamnophis elegans isolate rThaEle1 chromosome 15, rThaEle1.pri, whole genome shotgun sequence genome includes a window with the following:
- the DRAXIN gene encoding draxin — translation MPAKSHVPKGKGNMAHPSLWLFSVLILFLMITGGLSSRPRMAANVPENDNSFPNRDSWMRVTPYQHRQGMGNRQTDRDEMPPGSPGSRETGGPSFGGTESGLDRPANLRQKGAFVGFAFPYPEQENHNNPGPERAKKQGRAHRRHTRRKRLKQHRGKGSKLRPRALVKKPDSLVEHFRPFQGEGAAPQLREWQEGDVMPTLDMALFDWTDYEDLRLDLWTSDRKKGRTHKSSNETTSAEGEPCDHHLDCLSGSCCDLREHLCKLHNRGLNNKCYDDCMCTEGLRCYAKFHRNRRVVRRRGRCVEPDSADANQGSFLNI, via the exons atgccggccaaatcTCATGTTCctaaag gGAAGGGGAACATGGCTCATCCTTCCCTTTGGCTCTTCTCTGTACTGATCCTCTTTCTGATGATCACTGGGGGTCTCAGCTCGAGGCCACGGATGGCCGCCAATGTCCCTGAAAATGACAACAGTTTCCCAAACCGGGATTCCTGGATGCGAGTTACCCCGTACCAACACAGGCAAGGGATGGGTAACCGTCAAACGGACCGTGACGAGATGCCGCCCGGGTCTCCGGGCTCCAGAGAAACCGGTGGTCCCAGCTTCGGGGGTACAGAATCGGGGCTGGATCGGCCGGCCAACCTCCGTCAGAAAGGGGCTTTTGTGGGGTTTGCTTTCCCATACCCCGAACAGGAGAACCACAACAACCCGGGGCCCGAGAGAGCGAAGAAGCAGGGCCGGGCGCATCGGCGCCATACGCGAAGGAAGAGGCTGAAACAACACCGAG GGAAAGGCTCCAAGCTGAGACCACGGGCCTTGGTGAAAAAGCCGGACAGCCTTGTGGAGCATTTTCGGCCCTTCCAAGGGGAAGGAGCTGCA ccccagctccgtgaatggcAAGAAGGTGATGTTATGCCCACCCTGGACATGGCTCTCTTCGACTGGACGGACTACGAAGACCTACGTCTGGACCTGTGGACCTCTGACAGGAAAAAAG GGCGGACTCACAAAAGCAGCAATGAGACCACGTCGGCCGAAGGGGAGCCCTGCGATCATCACTTGGACTGCCTCTCAG GTAGCTGTTGTGATTTGCGCGAACACCTCTGCAAGCTGCACAACCGGGGGCTTAACAACAAATGCTACGATGACTGTATGTGCACCGAAG GTCTCCGCTGTTACGCCAAATTCCACCGGAACCGCAGAGTCGTCCGACGAAGAGGCCGCTGTGTGGAGCCGGACTCTGCGGATGCCAATCAGGGGTCTTTCCTTAacatctag